One window from the genome of Pedococcus badiiscoriae encodes:
- a CDS encoding helix-turn-helix domain-containing protein, which translates to MDLLLTIPEVAERLRCSEWAVRTLVMAPGGLRAAKIAGRWLIEEEDLVAYVESQANRAKPRQRRRRAL; encoded by the coding sequence GTGGACCTACTACTCACCATTCCCGAAGTGGCAGAACGCCTCCGCTGCAGCGAGTGGGCCGTGCGGACGCTTGTCATGGCACCCGGTGGCCTCCGCGCTGCCAAGATCGCCGGCCGCTGGCTCATCGAGGAAGAAGACCTCGTTGCCTATGTCGAGTCTCAGGCGAACCGCGCCAAGCCCCGCCAGCGCCGGCGGCGCGCCTTGTGA
- a CDS encoding DUF2510 domain-containing protein, with amino-acid sequence MGEQGASPGWYPVRGGQRYWDGQAWTEHFTPDPAPVAQPIVQRVVIAGPSDRIQTNHVFHLLMSILTFGLWTPVWALVAFSNAQSNARARRQALRNAGR; translated from the coding sequence ATGGGAGAGCAGGGAGCCTCACCAGGCTGGTATCCGGTGCGTGGGGGACAGCGCTACTGGGATGGGCAGGCGTGGACGGAGCACTTCACACCAGATCCAGCCCCGGTGGCACAGCCGATCGTGCAGCGCGTCGTCATCGCGGGTCCGTCGGATCGGATTCAGACGAACCATGTGTTCCATCTGCTGATGAGCATTTTGACGTTCGGGCTATGGACACCAGTCTGGGCATTGGTCGCGTTTAGCAACGCCCAGTCCAACGCTAGGGCGCGGCGTCAGGCGCTCCGTAACGCCGGGCGCTAG
- a CDS encoding helix-turn-helix domain-containing protein: MSTTIRFGSSEEPIAVSVKEASGLTGLSEYELRQAINRGELPAKRRGRRVLVPVDGLKTWIDSLPDYVD, from the coding sequence ATGAGCACAACGATCCGATTCGGCAGCAGCGAGGAGCCCATCGCGGTCAGCGTCAAGGAGGCCTCGGGCCTGACGGGCCTCTCGGAGTATGAGCTCCGTCAGGCCATCAACCGCGGTGAGTTGCCTGCAAAGCGCCGGGGCAGACGGGTGCTCGTCCCGGTCGACGGCCTCAAGACCTGGATCGATTCGCTGCCCGACTACGTCGACTAG